One genomic region from Zonotrichia leucophrys gambelii isolate GWCS_2022_RI chromosome 26, RI_Zleu_2.0, whole genome shotgun sequence encodes:
- the MAGI3 gene encoding membrane-associated guanylate kinase, WW and PDZ domain-containing protein 3 isoform X1: MSKTLRKKRHWLSKVQECVVSWGGPAGPDPDLLRGGAERGEFPYLAGRLPAGGEGAPGPALLSGKAPAPGDVLLEVNGTPVSGLTHRDTLAVVRHFREPVRLKTVRPGKVINKDLRHYLSLQFQKGSIDHKLQQVIRDNLYLRTIPCTTRAPRDGEVPGVDYNFIPVEQFKALEESGALLESGTYDGNFYGTPKPPAEPSPFQPDPVDQVLFDNDFDTESQRKRTTSVSKMQRMESSLPEEEEEEEKEAVNGSGGIENKEKHSDSPDWMKPVPSYNQTSSNMDFRNYLSRDETLEPLPKNWEMAYTDTGMIYFIDHNTKTTTWLDPRLCKKAKAPEDCEDGELPYGWEKIEDPQYGTYYVDHINQKTQFENPVLEAKRKKQLGQTDAGPSKSGPGRSLFTRDPSQLTGALIRTSLKKSTMGFGFTIIGGDRPDEFLQVKNVLQDGPAAQDGRIAPGDVIVDINGSCVLGHTHADVVQMFQLIPINQYVNMTLCRGYPLPDDNEDPVVDIVTATPVINGPPVAKGDASVSSQDLVAATVMLDQNGKVLVNGRLNGPSVDSAEQRVSFASSGGSQPELVTIPLIKGPKGFGFAIADSPTGQKVKMILDSQWCQGLQKGDVIKEICHQNVQSLTHLQVVEVLKQFPVGAEVPLLILRGGPPSPTKAAKGKDRQDSSGSLEAVSDTIPQPMPFPPSAVRPGSPKLDPSEVYLKSKTIYEDKPPNTRDLDVFLRKQESGFGFRVLGGDGPDQPIYIGAIIPLGAAEKDGRLRAADELMCIDGVPVKGKSHKQVLDLMTSAARNGQVLLTVRRKIFFSGEKQAEEEEPQPVLTQNGSPRLNRVDFANQPCPEVYDVRLQRKENEGFGFVILTSKTKPPPGVIPHKIGRVIEGSPADQCGKLKVGDRISAVNSQSIVELSHDSIVQLIKDAGNVVTLTVVAEEEQRGPPSGTNSARQSPAPQHRPLGLAPINPDRGATEGEAGKEVSNSYRLSWPEHKHMAQLDAASGVGSRHSQNAGCFPVELERGPRGFGFSLRGGKEYNMGLFILRLAEDGPAVKDGRVHVGDQIVEINGEPTQGITHTRAIELIQAGGNKVLLLLRPGTGLIPDHSLAPSSLCPYVKPEQH; the protein is encoded by the exons gaAAAGTCATCAACAAGGACTTGCGCCACTACCTAAGCCTTCAGTTCCAGAAGGGCTCGATAGACCACAAACTTCAGCAAGTGATCAGAGACAATCTCTATTTGAGAACCATCCCTT GCACTACAAGGGCTCCCAGAGATGGGGAGGTCCCTGGGGTAGACTATAATTTCATTCCTGTTGAGCAGTTTAAAGCGTTGGAAGAAAGTGGAGCCTTACTAGAAAGTGGAACATATGATG GTAATTTTTATGGTACTCCAAAgcctccagcagagcccagccccttTCAGCCTGATCCAGTGGATCAAGTTCTTTTTGACAATGATTTTGATACTGAATCGCAGAGGAAAAGAACCACATCCGTCAGCAAAATGCAAAGGATGGAAAGTTCTctccctgaggaggaggaagaggaagaaaaggaagcagtTAATGGCAGTGGAGGGATAG aaaacaaagaaaaacattcagaTTCTCCTGACTGGATGAAACCTGTTCCCAGCTACAACCAGACAAGCAGCAACATGGacttcagaaattatttgtcAAGGGATGAGACCCTGGAACCACTACCCAAGAACTGGGAAATGGCCTACACAGATACTGGCATGATCTACTTCATTGA TCACAACACCAAGACAACGACATGGCTTGATCCCCGACTCTGTAAGAAGGCCAAAGCTCCTGAAGATTGTGAAGATGGAG AACTTCCTTATGGATGGGAGAAAATAGAAGACCCTCAATATGGGACATATTACGTTGA TCATATTAACCAGAAAACTCAGTTTGAAAACCCAGTATTGgaagccaaaaggaaaaaacagctaGGACAGACTGATGCTGGCCCTTCCAAATCAG GACCGGGAAGGTCTCTCTTCACTCGAGATCCATCCCAGCTTACTGGAGCACTCATAAGGACATCCCTGAAAAAAAGTACTATGGGATTTGGCTTCACAATCATCGGAGGGGACAGGCCTGATGAGTTTCTTCAGGTGAAGAACGTGTTACAAGATGGACCCGCTGCGCAAGATGGAAGAATTGCTCCAG GTGACGTCATCGTGGACATAAATGGAAGCTGTGTCCTTGGCCATACCCATGCAGATGTTGTCCAGATGTTTCAGCTCATTCCCATCAATCAGTATGTGAACATGACTTTGTGTCGTGGGTACCCTCTTCCTGATGACAATGAAGACCCCGTGGTGGATATAGTGACAGCCACGCCTGTCATTAATGGTCCGCCGGTGGCCAAGGGAGATGCTTCCGTGTCCAGCCAAGATTTAGTAGCGGCAACAGTCATGTTGGACCAGAATGGGAAAGTGTTGGTCAACGGTCGCCTGAACGGCCCTTCTGTGGATTCAGCAGAGCAAAGGGTCTCCTTTGCCTCCTCAGGAGGCTCTCAGCCAGAGCTGGTCACCATCCCTCTGATCAAAGGGCCTAAAGGCTTTGGGTTTGCCATTGCAGACAGTCCCACAGGCCAGAAGGTGAAGATGATTTTGGACAGCCAGTGGTGCCAAGGCCTACAGAAAGGGGATGTCATCAAGGAGATTTGCCATCAGAATGTGCAGAGCTTGACCCACTTGCAGGTGGTGGAGGTGCTCAAGCAGTTTCCAGTCGGAGCAGAGGTGCCTCTGCTTATCTTAAGAGGAG gtCCACCCTCCCCTACTAAAGCTGCCAAAGGA AAGGACAGGCAGGACAGTTCCGGGAGTTTGGAAGCTGTCAGCGATACCATTCCGCAGCCGATGCCCTTCCCGCCCTCTGCTGTGCGACCAGGCTCTCCTAAACTGGACCCGTCTGAAGTCTACCTGAAGTCTAAGACAATTTACGAGGACAAAC ctCCAAACACAAGAGATTTAGATGTTTTCCTGAGAAAACAAGAGTCAGGCTTTGGTTTCCGGGTGCTTGGTGGGGACGGACCAGATCAGCCT ATTTATATTGGAGCCATAATCCCATTGGGAGCAGCGGAAAAGGACGGGAGGCTGCGTGCAGCGGATGAGCTGATGTGCATTGATGGAGTCCCTGTGAAAGGGAAGTCACACAAGCAAGTTCTGGATTTAATGACCAGTGCTGCACGAAACGGGCAGGTGCTGCTCACTGTCCGGAGGAAGATCTTCTTCAGTG gggaaaagcaggcagaggaggaggagccgcAGCCTGTCCTGACACAGAACGGCTCTCCTCGGCTGAACCGTGTCGACTTTGCCAACCAGCCATGCCCGGAGGTCTACGACGTCCGTCTGCAGCGAAAGGAGAACGAAGGATTTGGCTTTGTTATCCTCACCTCCAAGACCAAACCTCCTCCTGGGG TGATTCCTCACAAGATCGGGCGGGTTATCGAGGGAAGCCCGGCTGACCAGTGTGGGAAGCTGAAGGTGGGTGATAGAATCTCAGCGGTAAACAGCCAGTCCATTGTGGAGCTCTCCCATGACAGCATTGTGCAACTCATCAAAGATGCAGGCAACGTGGTGACCCTCACAGTGGTGGCtgaggaag AGCAACGTGGTCCTCCATCAGGAACAAACtcagccaggcagagcccagctccacagcaccGACCACTGGGATTGGCACCGATCAACCCTGACAG GGGAGCTACAGAAGGTGAAGCTGGAAAAGAAGTTTCTAATAGTTACCGGCTGTCCTGGCCTGAGCACAAGCACATGGCACAGTTGGATGCTGCTTCAGGTGTTGGCAGCCGTCATTCCCAG AATGCTGGCTGTTTCCCAGTGGAGTTGGAAAGGGGCCCTCGAGGGTTTGGATTCAGCCTCCGAGGAGGAAAGGAATACAACATGGGCTTATTCATCCTCCGTCTGGCTGAGGATGGGCCGGCAGTCAAGGATGGGAGAGTCCAC GTTGGTGACCAAATTGTGGAAATTAATGGAGAGCCTACCCAAGGAATCACTCACACACGAGCCATTGAGCTGATTCAGGCTGGAGGAAATaaagttttgctgctgctgagaccAGGGACTGGACTGATACCAGATCACA GTTTGGCTCCTTCCAGTCTGTGTCCCTACGTGAAACCTGAGCAACATTAA
- the MAGI3 gene encoding membrane-associated guanylate kinase, WW and PDZ domain-containing protein 3 isoform X2, giving the protein MSKTLRKKRHWLSKVQECVVSWGGPAGPDPDLLRGGAERGEFPYLAGRLPAGGEGAPGPALLSGKAPAPGDVLLEVNGTPVSGLTHRDTLAVVRHFREPVRLKTVRPGKVINKDLRHYLSLQFQKGSIDHKLQQVIRDNLYLRTIPCTTRAPRDGEVPGVDYNFIPVEQFKALEESGALLESGTYDGNFYGTPKPPAEPSPFQPDPVDQVLFDNDFDTESQRKRTTSVSKMQRMESSLPEEEEEEEKEAVNGSGGIENKEKHSDSPDWMKPVPSYNQTSSNMDFRNYLSRDETLEPLPKNWEMAYTDTGMIYFIDHNTKTTTWLDPRLCKKAKAPEDCEDGELPYGWEKIEDPQYGTYYVDHINQKTQFENPVLEAKRKKQLGQTDAGPSKSGPGRSLFTRDPSQLTGALIRTSLKKSTMGFGFTIIGGDRPDEFLQVKNVLQDGPAAQDGRIAPGDVIVDINGSCVLGHTHADVVQMFQLIPINQYVNMTLCRGYPLPDDNEDPVVDIVTATPVINGPPVAKGDASVSSQDLVAATVMLDQNGKVLVNGRLNGPSVDSAEQRVSFASSGGSQPELVTIPLIKGPKGFGFAIADSPTGQKVKMILDSQWCQGLQKGDVIKEICHQNVQSLTHLQVVEVLKQFPVGAEVPLLILRGGPPSPTKAAKGDRQDSSGSLEAVSDTIPQPMPFPPSAVRPGSPKLDPSEVYLKSKTIYEDKPPNTRDLDVFLRKQESGFGFRVLGGDGPDQPIYIGAIIPLGAAEKDGRLRAADELMCIDGVPVKGKSHKQVLDLMTSAARNGQVLLTVRRKIFFSGEKQAEEEEPQPVLTQNGSPRLNRVDFANQPCPEVYDVRLQRKENEGFGFVILTSKTKPPPGVIPHKIGRVIEGSPADQCGKLKVGDRISAVNSQSIVELSHDSIVQLIKDAGNVVTLTVVAEEEQRGPPSGTNSARQSPAPQHRPLGLAPINPDRGATEGEAGKEVSNSYRLSWPEHKHMAQLDAASGVGSRHSQNAGCFPVELERGPRGFGFSLRGGKEYNMGLFILRLAEDGPAVKDGRVHVGDQIVEINGEPTQGITHTRAIELIQAGGNKVLLLLRPGTGLIPDHSLAPSSLCPYVKPEQH; this is encoded by the exons gaAAAGTCATCAACAAGGACTTGCGCCACTACCTAAGCCTTCAGTTCCAGAAGGGCTCGATAGACCACAAACTTCAGCAAGTGATCAGAGACAATCTCTATTTGAGAACCATCCCTT GCACTACAAGGGCTCCCAGAGATGGGGAGGTCCCTGGGGTAGACTATAATTTCATTCCTGTTGAGCAGTTTAAAGCGTTGGAAGAAAGTGGAGCCTTACTAGAAAGTGGAACATATGATG GTAATTTTTATGGTACTCCAAAgcctccagcagagcccagccccttTCAGCCTGATCCAGTGGATCAAGTTCTTTTTGACAATGATTTTGATACTGAATCGCAGAGGAAAAGAACCACATCCGTCAGCAAAATGCAAAGGATGGAAAGTTCTctccctgaggaggaggaagaggaagaaaaggaagcagtTAATGGCAGTGGAGGGATAG aaaacaaagaaaaacattcagaTTCTCCTGACTGGATGAAACCTGTTCCCAGCTACAACCAGACAAGCAGCAACATGGacttcagaaattatttgtcAAGGGATGAGACCCTGGAACCACTACCCAAGAACTGGGAAATGGCCTACACAGATACTGGCATGATCTACTTCATTGA TCACAACACCAAGACAACGACATGGCTTGATCCCCGACTCTGTAAGAAGGCCAAAGCTCCTGAAGATTGTGAAGATGGAG AACTTCCTTATGGATGGGAGAAAATAGAAGACCCTCAATATGGGACATATTACGTTGA TCATATTAACCAGAAAACTCAGTTTGAAAACCCAGTATTGgaagccaaaaggaaaaaacagctaGGACAGACTGATGCTGGCCCTTCCAAATCAG GACCGGGAAGGTCTCTCTTCACTCGAGATCCATCCCAGCTTACTGGAGCACTCATAAGGACATCCCTGAAAAAAAGTACTATGGGATTTGGCTTCACAATCATCGGAGGGGACAGGCCTGATGAGTTTCTTCAGGTGAAGAACGTGTTACAAGATGGACCCGCTGCGCAAGATGGAAGAATTGCTCCAG GTGACGTCATCGTGGACATAAATGGAAGCTGTGTCCTTGGCCATACCCATGCAGATGTTGTCCAGATGTTTCAGCTCATTCCCATCAATCAGTATGTGAACATGACTTTGTGTCGTGGGTACCCTCTTCCTGATGACAATGAAGACCCCGTGGTGGATATAGTGACAGCCACGCCTGTCATTAATGGTCCGCCGGTGGCCAAGGGAGATGCTTCCGTGTCCAGCCAAGATTTAGTAGCGGCAACAGTCATGTTGGACCAGAATGGGAAAGTGTTGGTCAACGGTCGCCTGAACGGCCCTTCTGTGGATTCAGCAGAGCAAAGGGTCTCCTTTGCCTCCTCAGGAGGCTCTCAGCCAGAGCTGGTCACCATCCCTCTGATCAAAGGGCCTAAAGGCTTTGGGTTTGCCATTGCAGACAGTCCCACAGGCCAGAAGGTGAAGATGATTTTGGACAGCCAGTGGTGCCAAGGCCTACAGAAAGGGGATGTCATCAAGGAGATTTGCCATCAGAATGTGCAGAGCTTGACCCACTTGCAGGTGGTGGAGGTGCTCAAGCAGTTTCCAGTCGGAGCAGAGGTGCCTCTGCTTATCTTAAGAGGAG gtCCACCCTCCCCTACTAAAGCTGCCAAAGGA GACAGGCAGGACAGTTCCGGGAGTTTGGAAGCTGTCAGCGATACCATTCCGCAGCCGATGCCCTTCCCGCCCTCTGCTGTGCGACCAGGCTCTCCTAAACTGGACCCGTCTGAAGTCTACCTGAAGTCTAAGACAATTTACGAGGACAAAC ctCCAAACACAAGAGATTTAGATGTTTTCCTGAGAAAACAAGAGTCAGGCTTTGGTTTCCGGGTGCTTGGTGGGGACGGACCAGATCAGCCT ATTTATATTGGAGCCATAATCCCATTGGGAGCAGCGGAAAAGGACGGGAGGCTGCGTGCAGCGGATGAGCTGATGTGCATTGATGGAGTCCCTGTGAAAGGGAAGTCACACAAGCAAGTTCTGGATTTAATGACCAGTGCTGCACGAAACGGGCAGGTGCTGCTCACTGTCCGGAGGAAGATCTTCTTCAGTG gggaaaagcaggcagaggaggaggagccgcAGCCTGTCCTGACACAGAACGGCTCTCCTCGGCTGAACCGTGTCGACTTTGCCAACCAGCCATGCCCGGAGGTCTACGACGTCCGTCTGCAGCGAAAGGAGAACGAAGGATTTGGCTTTGTTATCCTCACCTCCAAGACCAAACCTCCTCCTGGGG TGATTCCTCACAAGATCGGGCGGGTTATCGAGGGAAGCCCGGCTGACCAGTGTGGGAAGCTGAAGGTGGGTGATAGAATCTCAGCGGTAAACAGCCAGTCCATTGTGGAGCTCTCCCATGACAGCATTGTGCAACTCATCAAAGATGCAGGCAACGTGGTGACCCTCACAGTGGTGGCtgaggaag AGCAACGTGGTCCTCCATCAGGAACAAACtcagccaggcagagcccagctccacagcaccGACCACTGGGATTGGCACCGATCAACCCTGACAG GGGAGCTACAGAAGGTGAAGCTGGAAAAGAAGTTTCTAATAGTTACCGGCTGTCCTGGCCTGAGCACAAGCACATGGCACAGTTGGATGCTGCTTCAGGTGTTGGCAGCCGTCATTCCCAG AATGCTGGCTGTTTCCCAGTGGAGTTGGAAAGGGGCCCTCGAGGGTTTGGATTCAGCCTCCGAGGAGGAAAGGAATACAACATGGGCTTATTCATCCTCCGTCTGGCTGAGGATGGGCCGGCAGTCAAGGATGGGAGAGTCCAC GTTGGTGACCAAATTGTGGAAATTAATGGAGAGCCTACCCAAGGAATCACTCACACACGAGCCATTGAGCTGATTCAGGCTGGAGGAAATaaagttttgctgctgctgagaccAGGGACTGGACTGATACCAGATCACA GTTTGGCTCCTTCCAGTCTGTGTCCCTACGTGAAACCTGAGCAACATTAA